A stretch of the Kroppenstedtia eburnea genome encodes the following:
- the yycF gene encoding response regulator YycF, which produces MMAAKILVVEDEKPIADILQFNLSKEGFEVECIHDGDEALKRIHEEPPDLILLDLMLPGTDGIEICRKVREKYRMPIIMVTAKDSEVDKVLGLELGADDYVTKPFSNRELLARIKANLRRVRDHGESSTDPGDQVQVGSLTIDQGSYLVTKHQKTLDLTHREFELLLYMAKHVNQVLTREHLLQSVWGYDYFGDVRTVDVTIRRLREKIEQDPSQPQYIITRRGIGYTMRDPGTDR; this is translated from the coding sequence ATCATGGCTGCCAAAATCCTCGTCGTAGAAGACGAGAAGCCGATTGCCGACATTTTGCAATTCAACCTGAGCAAAGAAGGGTTTGAAGTGGAGTGCATCCATGACGGGGATGAAGCCTTGAAACGAATCCACGAGGAACCCCCGGACCTGATCCTGCTGGATCTGATGCTTCCGGGAACAGACGGCATCGAAATCTGCCGCAAAGTCCGGGAGAAATACCGGATGCCGATCATTATGGTCACCGCCAAGGACTCTGAAGTGGACAAAGTGCTGGGATTGGAACTGGGAGCGGATGACTATGTCACCAAACCCTTCAGCAACCGGGAACTGTTGGCCCGGATCAAGGCCAATCTGCGCCGGGTCCGGGACCACGGAGAATCCTCCACCGATCCCGGCGATCAGGTTCAGGTGGGATCACTGACGATCGATCAGGGGAGTTATCTCGTCACCAAGCATCAAAAAACGCTGGATCTGACCCACCGGGAATTTGAACTTCTCCTCTATATGGCCAAACATGTCAACCAGGTCCTGACCCGTGAACATCTGTTGCAATCCGTGTGGGGATATGATTACTTCGGTGATGTCCGCACCGTGGATGTGACGATTCGACGCCTGCGGGAGAAAATTGAACAGGATCCCAGTCAGCCCCAGTACATCATCACCCGGCGCGGGATCGGCTACACCATGCGGGATCCCGGAACCGACCGGTGA
- a CDS encoding peptidase MA family metallohydrolase has translation MRKKHPSRIKSFSLWFLLFILLLTFLSPQGKMFAQPVLHKGNQVLESWRFRDYQQWSGKNVIVTYHSGFRNQAKLVAQEMDRVLAGFEKEYGFDPGRPVPVFLFPDRTSLQDHFSWDEDQSATGVYFSGAIYLLNPQVWSEEFPSAELEPTRWALLFHKQGPLYHETAHFYLDRYTGGNYPLWYTEAFAQWVEYRELGYQWVVPANDLSRHPLYEYRELADRFQQLPNQALAYRQSFLWLRWMVEAHGDSSLDRLHHRLSRGIPFDSAWKQVFGSSPGESFEEWRRQTT, from the coding sequence ATGCGCAAAAAACATCCCTCTCGTATAAAATCTTTCAGCTTGTGGTTTCTCTTGTTCATCCTGTTGCTCACATTTCTCAGTCCCCAGGGCAAGATGTTTGCCCAGCCTGTTCTCCATAAAGGAAATCAAGTGTTGGAAAGCTGGCGCTTCCGGGATTACCAACAATGGTCCGGAAAAAATGTGATCGTAACCTATCATTCCGGATTCCGGAACCAGGCAAAGTTGGTGGCACAAGAGATGGATCGGGTCCTCGCCGGTTTTGAGAAGGAGTATGGATTTGACCCGGGCCGGCCTGTTCCCGTCTTTCTCTTTCCGGACCGGACCTCCCTGCAGGATCACTTTTCCTGGGATGAGGATCAAAGTGCCACGGGAGTCTACTTTTCCGGTGCGATCTATCTTCTGAATCCCCAGGTGTGGAGCGAAGAGTTTCCTTCTGCCGAGTTGGAGCCGACACGCTGGGCTCTCCTCTTCCATAAGCAGGGACCCCTCTACCACGAAACGGCCCATTTCTATCTGGACCGGTACACCGGTGGCAATTATCCTCTCTGGTATACTGAGGCTTTCGCTCAATGGGTGGAATACCGGGAGCTCGGCTATCAATGGGTGGTCCCGGCGAACGATCTGTCCCGGCATCCGCTCTATGAATATCGGGAACTGGCGGACCGCTTCCAGCAGCTTCCCAACCAGGCTCTCGCCTATCGACAATCCTTTCTGTGGCTCCGTTGGATGGTGGAGGCCCATGGGGACTCCTCCCTCGACCGCCTCCACCACCGACTCTCCCGGGGAATTCCTTTTGATTCCGCCTGGAAACAGGTCTTTGGAAGCTCTCCCGGGGAATCCTTTGAAGAATGGCGCCGACAGACAACCTAA
- a CDS encoding YheC/YheD family protein: protein MSRQADETEEVAVVKRKRKYRQIASKGMKHVVMWQHPHLRSCLPETVWYSEENIKKMLRQSPSVFVKPDKGGGGSGIIRIRKLAHRFEICFRKNCRMVEEGNLGRTVGKLLSPSRRYILQEGVELATIEGRPFDIRILLQKPGNRWVLSGMVAKVAARGRFVTNHCKGGQPMEMKKALQAMDGEGIFPEKIMRELAKISYLTADVLERRFPGLKELGIDVGLDGVGKPWIFEVNTRPYFRMFSKIENPSLYRRILNNHRRIIR, encoded by the coding sequence GTGTCGCGACAAGCCGATGAGACGGAAGAGGTGGCTGTGGTGAAGCGTAAGCGAAAATACCGTCAGATCGCCAGCAAAGGCATGAAACACGTTGTGATGTGGCAACACCCCCATCTGCGCTCCTGTCTGCCGGAAACTGTCTGGTATTCTGAAGAAAACATAAAAAAAATGTTGAGGCAATCCCCCTCCGTATTTGTAAAACCGGATAAAGGAGGAGGTGGTTCCGGAATTATCCGGATCCGGAAGCTCGCCCACCGGTTTGAGATCTGTTTTCGAAAGAACTGCCGGATGGTGGAGGAAGGGAACTTGGGTCGGACGGTGGGAAAACTTCTGTCCCCCTCCCGCAGGTATATTTTGCAGGAAGGGGTGGAGTTGGCCACAATCGAAGGGAGGCCCTTCGATATCCGGATTTTGTTGCAAAAGCCCGGGAATCGATGGGTCCTCAGCGGCATGGTGGCAAAGGTGGCCGCCCGGGGGCGGTTTGTCACCAATCACTGTAAAGGCGGTCAACCCATGGAGATGAAAAAAGCTCTGCAAGCCATGGATGGAGAAGGGATCTTTCCCGAGAAAATCATGCGGGAGTTGGCAAAAATCTCGTATTTGACCGCAGACGTTTTGGAGCGGCGTTTTCCGGGGCTGAAGGAGTTGGGGATCGATGTGGGGTTGGACGGGGTGGGCAAGCCGTGGATTTTTGAAGTGAACACCCGTCCTTACTTCCGCATGTTCAGCAAGATCGAAAATCCGTCCTTGTATCGGCGAATCCTGAACAACCATCGGCGGATCATCAGGTGA